From the Musa acuminata AAA Group cultivar baxijiao chromosome BXJ1-2, Cavendish_Baxijiao_AAA, whole genome shotgun sequence genome, one window contains:
- the LOC135608144 gene encoding actin-depolymerizing factor 11-like yields the protein MAFLRSSSNASSGMGVAEDCRDIFLELQRKKTHRYVIFKIDEKQKQVIVEKTGGATESYDDFLASLPENDCRYAVYDFDFVTEENCQKSKIFFIAWSPSISRIRAKMLYATSKDRFRREMDGVHYEIQATDPSEVDLEILRDRAH from the exons ATGGCTTTCCTCCGATCGTCC TCAAATGCTTCTTCTGGGATGGGTGTTGCTGAGGATTGCAGGGACATCTTCCTGGAGCTTCAAAGAAAGAAGACACATCGATATGTGATTTTCAAAATTGATGAGAAACAAAAGCAGGTTATTGTGGAGAAGACTGGAGGTGCAACTGAAAGCTATGATGATTTCTTGGCATCTCTGCCTGAGAATGATTGTCGTTATGCCGTCTATGATTTCGACTTTGTAACTGAAGAGAATTGTCAAAAGAGCAAGATCTTTTTCATAGCCTG GTCTCCTTCTATATCCCGAATCCGAGCTAAGATGCTGTATGCCACCTCCAAGGATAGATTCAGGAGAGAGATGGATGGAGTTCACTATGAGATTCAGGCAACTGATCCCTCAGAGGTGGACCTTGAGATCCTGAGAGACCGGGCACATTAA